A genomic stretch from Pseudoliparis swirei isolate HS2019 ecotype Mariana Trench chromosome 18, NWPU_hadal_v1, whole genome shotgun sequence includes:
- the LOC130208209 gene encoding solute carrier family 2, facilitated glucose transporter member 1-like isoform X1, which produces MDSGKQITFTLMLSVGAAVIGSLQFGYNTGVINAPQKVIEKYINETWFERYQEPISKGSLTAIWSVSVAIFSVGGIFGSFSVGLFVNRFGRRNSMLMANVLAFVAAILMGFSKMASSWEMLIAGRFVVGLYSGLTTGFVPMYVGEVSPTALRGALGTFHQLGIVVGILIAQIFGMEAIMGNDDLWPLLLGFTFLPAVFQCILLPLCPKSPRFLLINMNEESKAKAVLKKLRGTTDVSSDMQEMKEESRLMMREKTVTILELCRSPLYRQPLLIAVVLQLSQQLSGINAVFYYSTRIFEKAGVEQPVYATIGAGVVNTAFTVVSLFVVERAGRRSLHMLGLLGMAGSAILMTIALALLEQLKWMSYVSIVAIFSFVAFFEMGPGPIPWVTVAELFSQGPRPSAFAVAGFSNWTANFIVGMGFQYVEELCGPYVFIIFTVLLLLFFVFTFFKVPETKGRTFDEISAGFRRSAGGRMEKHSPEELNSLGADSQL; this is translated from the exons GTGATTGAGAAGTACATCAATGAGACGTGGTTCGAGCGATACCAGGAGCCCATCAGCAAGGGCTCCCTCACCGCCATCTGGTCCGTCTCCGTCGCCATCTTCTCTGTCGGGGGCATCTTCGGCTCCTTCTCCGTCGGCCTCTTCGTCAACCGCTTCGGAAG GAGGAACTCGATGCTCATGGCCAACGTCCTGGCCTTCGTCGCAGCCATCCTGATGGGCTTCTCGAAGATGGCGAGCTCCTGGGAAATGCTGATCGCCGGGCGTTTTGTGGTGGGCCTCTACTCCGGCCTCACCACGGGCTTCGTGCCCATGTACGTGGGCGAGGTTTCCCCAACGGCCCTCCGCGGAGCCCTGGGCACATTCCACCAGCTGGGCATCGTCGTCGGCATCCTCATCGCGCAG ATCTTTGGAATGGAGGCCATCATGGGCAACGACGACTTGTGGCCGCTCCTTCTGGGCTTCACCTTCCTCCCCGCGGTGTTCCAGTGCATCCTGCTGCCTCTCTGCCCCAAGAGCCCCCGCTTCCTGCTCATCAACATGAACGAAGAGAGCAAGGCCAAGGCCG TGTTGAAGAAGCTCCGAGGCACCACCGACGTGAGCTCCGACATgcaggagatgaaggaggagagccGGCTGATGATGAGGGAGAAGACGGTGACCATCCTGGAGCTGTGCCGCTCGCCGCTCTACCGCCAGCCCCTCCTGATCGCCGTCGTCCTGCAGCTCTCCCAGCAGCTGTCCGGCATCAACGCC GTGTTCTACTACTCCACTCGTATCTTTGAGAAAGCCGGAGTGGAGCAGCCCGTCTACGCCACCATTGGAGCCGGCGTGGTGAACACAGCGTTCACTGTGGTGTCG CTGTTTGTCGTGGAGCGAGCGGGACGCCGGTCTCTGCACATGCTGGGGCTGCTGGGAATGGCCGGATCCGCCATCTTGATGACGATTGCCTTGGCTCTGTTG GAGCAGCTCAAGTGGATGTCGTACGTGAGCATCGTGGCCATCTTCTCCTTCGTGGCGTTCTTCGAGATGGGACCGGGTCCCATCCCCTGGGTCACCGTGGCAGAGTTGTTCTCACAGGGACCCCGGCCCTCGGCCTTCGCCGTGGCCGGTTTCTCCAACTGGACCGCAAACTTCATCGTGGGAATGGGCTTCCAGTATGTCGAG GAGCTGTGCGGCCCCTACGTGTTCATCATCTTCACCGTGCTGCTGCTCCTGTTCTTCGTCTTCACCTTCTTCAAAGTGCCGGAGACCAAGGGTCGGACGTTTGACGAGATCTCGGCCGGCTTCCGCCGGTCGGCCGGCGGCAGAATGGAGAAGCACTCGCCGGAGGAGCTCAACAGCCTGGGAGCCGACTCTCAGCTCTGA
- the LOC130208209 gene encoding solute carrier family 2, facilitated glucose transporter member 1-like isoform X2 produces the protein MLSVGAAVIGSLQFGYNTGVINAPQKVIEKYINETWFERYQEPISKGSLTAIWSVSVAIFSVGGIFGSFSVGLFVNRFGRRNSMLMANVLAFVAAILMGFSKMASSWEMLIAGRFVVGLYSGLTTGFVPMYVGEVSPTALRGALGTFHQLGIVVGILIAQIFGMEAIMGNDDLWPLLLGFTFLPAVFQCILLPLCPKSPRFLLINMNEESKAKAVLKKLRGTTDVSSDMQEMKEESRLMMREKTVTILELCRSPLYRQPLLIAVVLQLSQQLSGINAVFYYSTRIFEKAGVEQPVYATIGAGVVNTAFTVVSLFVVERAGRRSLHMLGLLGMAGSAILMTIALALLEQLKWMSYVSIVAIFSFVAFFEMGPGPIPWVTVAELFSQGPRPSAFAVAGFSNWTANFIVGMGFQYVEELCGPYVFIIFTVLLLLFFVFTFFKVPETKGRTFDEISAGFRRSAGGRMEKHSPEELNSLGADSQL, from the exons GTGATTGAGAAGTACATCAATGAGACGTGGTTCGAGCGATACCAGGAGCCCATCAGCAAGGGCTCCCTCACCGCCATCTGGTCCGTCTCCGTCGCCATCTTCTCTGTCGGGGGCATCTTCGGCTCCTTCTCCGTCGGCCTCTTCGTCAACCGCTTCGGAAG GAGGAACTCGATGCTCATGGCCAACGTCCTGGCCTTCGTCGCAGCCATCCTGATGGGCTTCTCGAAGATGGCGAGCTCCTGGGAAATGCTGATCGCCGGGCGTTTTGTGGTGGGCCTCTACTCCGGCCTCACCACGGGCTTCGTGCCCATGTACGTGGGCGAGGTTTCCCCAACGGCCCTCCGCGGAGCCCTGGGCACATTCCACCAGCTGGGCATCGTCGTCGGCATCCTCATCGCGCAG ATCTTTGGAATGGAGGCCATCATGGGCAACGACGACTTGTGGCCGCTCCTTCTGGGCTTCACCTTCCTCCCCGCGGTGTTCCAGTGCATCCTGCTGCCTCTCTGCCCCAAGAGCCCCCGCTTCCTGCTCATCAACATGAACGAAGAGAGCAAGGCCAAGGCCG TGTTGAAGAAGCTCCGAGGCACCACCGACGTGAGCTCCGACATgcaggagatgaaggaggagagccGGCTGATGATGAGGGAGAAGACGGTGACCATCCTGGAGCTGTGCCGCTCGCCGCTCTACCGCCAGCCCCTCCTGATCGCCGTCGTCCTGCAGCTCTCCCAGCAGCTGTCCGGCATCAACGCC GTGTTCTACTACTCCACTCGTATCTTTGAGAAAGCCGGAGTGGAGCAGCCCGTCTACGCCACCATTGGAGCCGGCGTGGTGAACACAGCGTTCACTGTGGTGTCG CTGTTTGTCGTGGAGCGAGCGGGACGCCGGTCTCTGCACATGCTGGGGCTGCTGGGAATGGCCGGATCCGCCATCTTGATGACGATTGCCTTGGCTCTGTTG GAGCAGCTCAAGTGGATGTCGTACGTGAGCATCGTGGCCATCTTCTCCTTCGTGGCGTTCTTCGAGATGGGACCGGGTCCCATCCCCTGGGTCACCGTGGCAGAGTTGTTCTCACAGGGACCCCGGCCCTCGGCCTTCGCCGTGGCCGGTTTCTCCAACTGGACCGCAAACTTCATCGTGGGAATGGGCTTCCAGTATGTCGAG GAGCTGTGCGGCCCCTACGTGTTCATCATCTTCACCGTGCTGCTGCTCCTGTTCTTCGTCTTCACCTTCTTCAAAGTGCCGGAGACCAAGGGTCGGACGTTTGACGAGATCTCGGCCGGCTTCCGCCGGTCGGCCGGCGGCAGAATGGAGAAGCACTCGCCGGAGGAGCTCAACAGCCTGGGAGCCGACTCTCAGCTCTGA